One Eremothecium cymbalariae DBVPG#7215 chromosome 2, complete sequence DNA window includes the following coding sequences:
- the CSA1 gene encoding Csa1p (similar to Ashbya gossypii AEL266W) — protein sequence MFQPLKDMMMDMWSGDSRKKEYGSLEEWKQIKQNDRIGRPRRATGRYKVTKHSAVHKSVLPIQQNRRDGVFLKQQRQRQEQEEQRDQQQQQNDESPTWWERLTSVFSSEQRDLYDMKNAFTNYRLPFTNEHESRRRRATNSQRIARSETLKKRMMEKIYDDKMLQQLRETGNPNKRAERLLGLNLSNSESDQVVLLQNRLRKLEQQLFDTQKELEIANKKLTFAQEKTKLFESLLDEANVDNEYVKSRRRISNLRTTAEPQLRSLSPSPKRPYPLNPLFTSSPMRAHNADSPGKHPNDIHDFYAKYPSLPKTEVLNNKGSAPDQISNSSESLSPVRIDYNKYSSPRLK from the coding sequence ATGTTTCAGCCATTAAAGGATATGATGATGGATATGTGGTCTGGTGACAGCCGAAAGAAGGAGTACGGTTCTTTAGAGGAATGGAAGCAAATTAAACAAAATGACAGGATAGGAAGACCGCGAAGAGCTACAGGGCGTTATAAAGTAACAAAACATTCTGCAGTACACAAAAGTGTATTACCCATACAGCAAAATAGGAGGGATGGGGTATTTCTAAAGCAACAGAGGCAGAGgcaggagcaggaggagcagcGGGatcagcaacaacaacaaaatgATGAGTCTCCAACGTGGTGGGAGCGGCTAACTTCAGTGTTTAGTTCAGAGCAAAGGGATCTCTATGACATGAAAAATGCGTTTACCAATTATAGATTACCTTTTACAAACGAACATGAAAGCAGAAGGAGACGGGCTACTAATTCGCAGCGTATTGCTAGAAGTGAGACACTTAAAAAACGGATGATGGAGAAGATATATGACGACAAAATGCTTCAACAATTGCGGGAAACAGGAAATCCTAACAAGCGAGCCGAGAGACTTCTGGGGCTCAATCTATCTAATTCAGAGTCCGATCAAGTAGTCTTACTTCAGAATAGGCTACGCAAGCTCGAACAACAATTGTTTGACACtcaaaaagaattggaGATCGCCAATAAGAAGCTCACTTTCGCACAGGAGAAGACAAAACTCTTCGAATCACTGCTGGACGAAGCGAACGTCGACAACGAGTATGTCAAGTCTCGCAGGCGCATAAGTAACCTAAGAACCACTGCAGAACCGCAGCTGCGCTCTTTGTCTCCTTCTCCAAAACGTCCATACCCACTGAATCCACTCTTTACTTCCAGTCCTATGCGCGCCCATAACGCAGATAGTCCAGGCAAACACCCTAACGATATACATGACTTTTACGCAAAATATCCAAGCCTCCCCAAAACAGAGGTCCTAAACAACAAGGGCTCCGCTCCCGACCAGATCAGCAACAGTTCTGAGTCGTTATCCCCCGTCAGAATCGATTACAACAAGTACTCATCTCCTCGTTTaaaatga
- the PRP4 gene encoding U4/U6-U5 snRNP complex subunit PRP4 (similar to Ashbya gossypii AEL269C) produces the protein MVGLDDIKVDHNHKIGNNGETVADALKRLEFQRQQRMFLLPTLDEEVRAALNWLHKPEELKNEDQLSRRERLAELLYSDDELLTRFKASPFGYNAKGQSETSEDLGEGKAEEEEFYTPASWQLIESRKSIIKYSMENAHARLLRQRRIAENLSIKKLLSGRRNLNKKLRTLELAGSQLVAEKPVSEVCVSKDDVYVASGNWGGHIKVLNSDTLDIVKSFDNVHSGKVCGLDWHPTANSLLSGGADNLVKITNLDQGSCAELKDHVGRVCKVKFHPSGKFAASASFDMTWILWDLEKALAIQLQEGHSREVFTLGFQTDGSLLASGGLDSIGLIWDLRSGEPIMNLVGHQKPIYGLDWSPNGYQVATASGDGSIKIWDLRKQSIVSTLLAHRNVAFDIKFDKANGHFLVSGGYDRELKIFNADNWELIKTLEGHTDKILSVDLVSDGSKFFSTGWDRTVKQWTLSS, from the coding sequence atggttGGATTAGATGATATAAAGGTTGATCATAATCATAAAATAGGCAATAATGGTGAAACAGTTGCAGATGCTTTGAAAAGACTTGAATTTCAGAGACAACAGCGAATGTTTTTACTGCCCACGCTTGATGAGGAAGTACGGGCTGCGTTGAATTGGTTGCACAAGCCAGAGGAACTGAAAAATGAGGATCAACTGTCCAGGCGTGAAAGACTGGCTGAACTTTTATACTCTGACGATGAATTGCTTACTCGGTTCAAGGCATCACCCTTTGGATATAATGCAAAAGGTCAATCGGAAACTTCTGAAGACCTCGGAGAAGGtaaagcagaagaagaggaattcTACACACCAGCAAGCTGGCAGTTGATAGAGTCCCGAAAAtctattataaaatattcaatggAAAATGCCCACGCCAGGCTTCTGCGTCAAAGGCGTATAGCTGAGAATCTCTCCATTAAGAAACTTCTGTCTGGTAGAAGAAATCTCAATAAGAAATTGCGAACTTTAGAATTAGCTGGATCTCAGTTAGTAGCGGAAAAACCGGTTTCAGAAGTCTGTGTTTCTAAGGATGATGTTTACGTTGCCAGTGGGAACTGGGGTGGTCACATCAAGGTTTTGAACAGCGATACCCTGGATATAGTAAAATCTTTTGATAATGTTCATTCAGGTAAAGTTTGTGGGTTGGACTGGCATCCTACAGCAAATAGCCTTCTATCAGGAGGTGCAGATAATCTTGTAAAAATTACTAATCTAGATCAGGGATCGTGTGCCGAATTAAAGGACCATGTCGGAAGAGTCTGTAAAGTGAAATTTCATCCTAGTGGAAAATTTGCTGCCAGTGCCTCATTCGATATGACATGGATCCTATGGGATTTAGAAAAGGCACTAGCTATTCAATTACAAGAGGGACATTCTAGAGAAGTTTTCACGCTTGGATTTCAAACGGACGGTTCATTGCTAGCCAGTGGCGGCTTAGACTCCATTGGTCTCATCTGGGATCTTAGATCGGGAGAACCTATAATGAATTTGGTTGGTCATCAGAAGCCCATTTATGGCCTAGATTGGTCGCCAAATGGGTATCAGGTCGCCACTGCAAGCGGAGATGGTTCTATAAAAATCTGGGATCTACGAAAACAGAGCATTGTTAGTACTCTACTAGCCCACAGGAATGTTGCctttgatatcaaatttgataaagCAAACGGACACTTTTTGGTTTCAGGGGGCTATGACCGAGAACTTAAGATATTTAATGCTGATAACTGGGAGTTGATTAAAACTCTTGAAGGACACACAGATAAGATACTTTCTGTGGACTTAGTTAGCGACGGTTCAAAATTCTTTAGCACTGGGTGGGATCGAACTGTGAAACAATGGACACTTAGTAGTTGA
- a CDS encoding pyridoxal 5'-phosphate synthase (similar to Ashbya gossypii AEL264C) produces MDPFPDHLIQLLKTSKYVHLATAAPDGHPSIALMNYTYIPPHKAYQTDNVAPYIIFGTHVDTEKYHNIVANPHVSLLIHDWVTAKKLSLKKYSNTNTPTEGDVKSQDESGQSRLLSLLQELNQVELSQMSASLRGLAEVVEPDSDESKFYEHVLLKANPDAKCFIQGDDVVIVKVQVERAKISDNENNTSVYE; encoded by the coding sequence ATGGATCCATTCCCAGATCATTTAATACAGTTGTTGAAGACTTCTAAATATGTTCATTTAGCTACTGCTGCACCGGACGGCCATCCCTCTATAGCTTTGATgaattatacatatatccCGCCACATAAGGCATACCAGACGGATAATGTAGCCccatatattatttttggaaccCATGTGGATACAGAAAAGTATCATAATATAGTGGCAAATCCGCATGTTTCGTTGTTAATTCACGATTGGGTCACTGCTAAGAAGCTTTCGCTAAAGAAGTACAGTAATACGAATACCCCCACAGAAGGGGATGTGAAGTCTCAGGATGAATCAGGACAAAGCAGATTGTTAAGTCTGCTCCAGGAGCTAAACCAAGTAGAGTTGTCCCAAATGAGCGCTTCTTTAAGGGGTTTAGCGGAAGTTGTGGAACCAGATTCTGATGAGTCCAAGTTTTATGAACATGTACTGCTAAAAGCAAACCCAGATGCTAAGTGTTTTATCCAAGGCGATGACGTTGTTATAGTCAAGGTTCAAGTGGAGCGTGCCAAGATTTCTGACAATGAGAATAACACCAGTGTTTATGAATAA
- the DPB2 gene encoding DNA polymerase epsilon noncatalytic subunit (similar to Ashbya gossypii AEL267C), whose translation MDKGSTLPVEISPQLLRPLAYRLLSKKYGLNIKSDGLASLAKFIGSTFGMTWKRSPESLKFLEKFATVWREQERGLFVDAQGVEEVIKELIERNKAAQEQRRLCVKSVVAPESVKPKTLDAFLKSKPKNASAEDVDIVSVREDTQPDLQPVKDITGDVVMDLSDDANYSAENDASAASNDELNWSDYFKIINSFSQQRFTYDAVKKRFRFVRPKEMQNLKSSFISKLKIPTVESGIPLFSTRYHLVKERVLRNENFQNGDTYNPLSSMAQLENQLKGSNLNLGSSVYMSITQIKNLLGRDGKNFLLLGVLRKNSKGVWLLEDPSGQVDLDISEAIPTKGSYYVPGCILLAEGIYSRNMFHVSSITHPPGERREVTLDAIGNLDMLGIHELSSEHYIARLDRDLKIRLHYLEKELTDHRFVLLGGNIFLDEVNTFDALTKVFKVLNADPPTVIVLNGSFNSTPLHPSMTSKNISSTTTYKNNFDALASLLSNYERLINECTFIFIPGPNDPWSSMVTSGVPGLLPQKEIPINFVSRVNRICRHVFWGSTPTRVAYLSQEILLTRDDICTRFKRNNVIFPITEAEKMEQYLTLQKELQDEDHDPDLSISQLIKSRDQLPASVQESRKIVKTLLDQQHLSPFISQIRPTIWDLDHTLHLLPIPSTLVICDVTTCQYDVTYNGCKTINPGVFIHRRTAHYVEFIPSLRKTIKEEVPF comes from the coding sequence ATGGACAAGGGTAGTACTTTACCTGTGGAAATATCTCCACAATTGTTGAGACCATTGGCGTACAGATTATTGTCGAAGAAGTATGGGTTGAATATTAAGTCAGATGGGCTTGCTTCTCTGGCCAAGTTTATTGGAAGTACCTTTGGGATGACTTGGAAAAGAAGCCCTGAatctttgaagtttctgGAGAAGTTTGCTACGGTATGGAGAGAGCAAGAACGTGGATTATTTGTTGATGCACAAGGTGTTGAAGAAGTGATCAAGGAGCTTATTGAGCGTAACAAAGCGGCCCAGGAACAGCGGAGGCTATGTGTCAAGTCTGTGGTAGCTCCTGAGTCTGTAAAACCGAAAACTTTGGATGcgtttttgaaatcaaagCCAAAAAATGCAAGTGCAGAAGATGTGGATATTGTAAGTGTAAGAGAAGATACGCAACCGGATCTGCAACCAGTGAAGGATATTACCGGTGATGTTGTTATGGATTTAAGCGATGATGCAAATTATAGTGCTGAGAATGatgcttctgctgcttccaATGATGAGTTAAACTGGTCCGATTactttaaaattatcaatTCCTTTTCTCAACAGCGGTTTACCTATGATGCAGTGAAGAAGAGATTCCGATTTGTGCGTCCAAAGGAGATGCAGAACTTGAAGAGCTCTTTCATATCCAAGTTAAAGATCCCAACAGTTGAATCTGGGAttcctcttttttcaacaagGTATCATCTCGTAAAGGAAAGAGTTTTAAGAAATGAAAACTTCCAAAACGGCGATACTTACAATCCTCTCTCATCCATGGCCCAATTGGAAAATCAGTTAAAGGGAAGTAATTTAAACTTGGGATCTAGTGTATACATGTCTATAACTCAGATTAAAAACTTGCTCGGCCGTGACGGTAAGAATTTCTTATTACTTGGTGTTTTAAGAAAGAATTCTAAAGGTGTTTGGTTGTTAGAAGACCCCTCTGGTCAAGTGGACTTGGATATTTCAGAAGCAATTCCAACGAAGGGTTCTTATTATGTACCCGGATGCATCCTTTTAGCTGAAGGTATTTATTCGCGTAACATGTTTCATGTTTCATCGATCACACATCCACCAGGTGAAAGAAGAGAAGTAACCCTAGATGCAATAGGCAATCTCGACATGCTAGGAATACATGAGTTATCCAGTGAGCACTATATTGCTAGGTTAGATAGGGACTTGAAGATTAGACTACACTatcttgaaaaagaattaacAGATCATCGTTTTGTGTTGCTCGGCGGCAATATTTTCCTAGATGAAGTGAATACCTTCGACGCTTTGACAAAAGTATTCAAAGTTCTGAACGCTGATCCTCCAACTGTAATAGTTTTAAATGGTTCTTTCAATTCCACCCCTTTACACCCCTCCATGACTAGCAAGAACATCAGTTCTACTACTACATATAAGAATAATTTTGACGCTCTTGCTTCTCTATTATCGAACTATGAAAGGTTAATTAATGAATGCACTTTCATATTTATCCCCGGGCCCAATGACCCTTGGAGTTCAATGGTCACTTCAGGTGTCCCTGGATTGTTACCTCAGAAGGAAATCCCTATAAATTTTGTTAGCAGAGTCAATAGGATATGCAGACATGTTTTTTGGGGTTCTACTCCTACAAGAGTTGCATACTTATCGCAGGAGATACTTTTAACGAGAGATGATATATGCACTAGGTTTAAAAGGAATAATGTAATATTCCCAATCACAGAAGCGGAAAAAATGGAACAATATCTAACATTGCAAAAAGAGTTACAAGATGAGGATCACGACCCAGATCTCAGTATCAGTCAGCTCATAAAATCCAGAGATCAACTTCCAGCTAGTGTACAAGAGTCTAGGAAAATCGTCAAGACACTTCTTGATCAACAGCATTTATCTCCTTTTATCTCACAAATCAGACCAACTATATGGGATCTAGATCACACTTTGCACTTGTTACCAATTCCATCTACATTGGTCATTTGTGATGTTACCACCTGCCAATATGATGTTACATATAATGGGTGCAAGACAATTAATCCTGGAGTATTCATACATAGACGAACTGCACATTACGTGGAATTCATTCCATCCTTAAGAAAGACAATTAAGGAGGAAGTTCCTTTCTAA
- the HDA3 gene encoding Hda3p (similar to Ashbya gossypii AEL270W), which yields MDLLKILDTAPEPAIVDARTMGVSGDTSGDYWLPAPMCLYQKELTDQIVSLHYSDILKYFETTDYKEDVVLQSMKTMCLNSQLVATHPYLLIDHFMPKSLLTKDIPVHLAETSGKFAVLRDLMNLIQEYETHTLIVCRPGRTMDLIEALLLGNKVNIKRYDGQSIKSKQKKTRFSCTCHLLPSEAGDESQLMIDPNIRLNLMICVDPTVDTNIPYIQRILKQHQSKFGIKSIVPTIRLAVINSIDHCELYFGKTFDRNTRDYLVNVSAAMVVLRDVVGTLPPDLRPIYSQNLRYLVDWLDIPERPWPLPDVYPIKIYTPMDVERSLLTEVKYTQTNDTLEEAFSIGKKRNFRYNDNDSIGSNPLSYYQNKRLKNDYITNPLRQDMAQVTGIYSSQIIDSNMDYHFSSGILTHKLIQAIGAAYDNLKKQNTEVEHFRNAEGNQKRLLELHKSDLFDINRKLKESTEKRLKNELEVQGYLKQSEAMRNKIENLETDIDNLFNALSSRKGELTSVLKETIRVEQELKGQEHASEIKSVETDYMVGEIKRATDSIENNEKEKEQLIEDIEKLENLIQESIIQDKKRHETTKGKIGLLESDIAKECKAITGLKTQMTIIMEYLKQLQTPRVRSPANGNKIKHRNQV from the coding sequence ATGgatttattgaagattttggatACAGCGCCTGAACCCGCAATAGTCGATGCCAGGACAATGGGTGTATCCGGTGACACATCTGGTGATTACTGGTTACCTGCACCAATGTGTTTATATCAGAAGGAATTGACGGATCAAATTGTTTCTTTGCATTATTCAGATATCTTGAAGTATTTTGAAACGACGGATTACAAGGAAGATGTGGTACTGCAATCCATGAAGACTATGTGTTTAAATAGTCAATTAGTAGCTACTCATCCCTATCTATTAATTGATCATTTCATGCCAAAATCTTTGTTAACAAAGGATATTCCGGTACACTTGGCAGAAACCAGTGGTAAGTTTGCTGTTTTGAGGGATCTGATGAATCTTATTCAGGAGTACGAAACACATACATTGATAGTATGTCGGCCTGGGCGGACTATGGATTTGATTGAAGCTTTGCTACTAGGGAACAAGGTGAATATTAAACGCTACGATGGTCaatcaattaaatcaaaGCAGAAGAAAACGAGGTTTTCGTGTACCTGTCATTTATTACCGTCGGAAGCAGGGGATGAAAGTCAGTTAATGATTGACCCAAATATTCGTTTAAATCTGATGATTTGTGTTGATCCAACTGTAGACACCAACATACCATATATTCAACGAATTTTAAAGCAGCACCAATCAAAATTTGGGATTAAAAGTATTGTTCCCACAATAAGGTTGGCTGTCATTAATTCAATTGACCACTGTGAGTTATATTTTGGTAAAACTTTTGACCGAAATACTAGAGATTATCTCGTCAATGTAAGCGCAGCAATGGTTGTTCTACGAGATGTGGTTGGAACACTACCCCCTGACTTGAGGCCAATATACTCTCAAAACTTGAGATATCTAGTTGATTGGTTAGATATTCCTGAGCGACCCTGGCCGCTCCCAGACGTTTACCCGATCAAAATTTATACTCCTATGGACGTTGAAAGATCTTTACTGACTGAAGTGAAATACACTCAAACAAATGATACACTAGAGGAGGCATTTTCAATTGGTAAAAAGCGTAATTTTAGATACAATGATAATGATTCTATTGGGAGTAATCCACTAAGTTATTACCAGAATAAGAGATTGAAGAATGACTACATTACAAACCCATTGAGACAGGATATGGCACAGGTCACCGGAATTTATAGTAGTCAGATCATTGATAGTAATATGGattatcatttttcaagCGGTATTTTAACTCATAAATTGATTCAAGCCATTGGAGCCGCATACGACAAtttaaagaaacagaataCCGAGGTGGAACACTTTAGAAATGCGGAgggaaaccaaaaaaggCTTCTTGAACTTCATAAGAGCGATCTGTTCGATATCAACAGAAAGTTAAAAGAGTCAACTGAAAAGAGATTGAAGAATGAACTCGAGGTCCAAGGATATCTTAAACAGTCAGAAGCTATGCGCAATAAGATAGAAAATTTGGAAACGGACATAGATAATTTATTCAATGCTCTTTCATCTCGTAAAGGTGAACTGACAAGTGTTCTAAAAGAAACTATTCGAGTTGAACAAGAACTGAAGGGACAGGAACACGCATCTGAGATCAAGTCTGTTGAAACAGATTATATGGTAGGTGAAATAAAAAGAGCTACTGATTCGATTGAAAATAAcgaaaaggaaaaagaacagCTGATAGAGgacattgaaaaattagaaaacCTAATTCAAGAGAGCATCATACAGGATAAAAAGCGACATGAAACTACCAAAGGTAAAATAGGATTATTGGAAAGTGATATCGCAAAAGAATGCAAGGCTATTACAGGACTAAAAACTCAAATGACGATCATAATggaatatttaaaacaaTTGCAAACGCCAAGGGTCAGATCTCCGGCAAACGGAAATAAAATTAAGCATAGAAATCAAGTATAG
- the VPS4 gene encoding AAA family ATPase VPS4 (similar to Ashbya gossypii AEL265W), translating to MSTGDFLNKGIELIQKAIDFDTATQYQDAYTAYYNGLDYLMLALKYEKNPKSKDLIRVKFTEYLNRAEQLKDYLETEEDKVKNKPKRTAAASTDSGNGSGSEHDDDGEDKKLRGALSGAILTEKPNVRWEDIAGLEGAKEALKEAVILPVKFPHLFRGNRKPTSGILLYGPPGTGKSYLAKAVATEANSTFFSISSSDLVSKWMGESERLVKQLFNMARENKPSIIFIDEVDALTGSRGEGESEASRRIKTELLVQMNGVGNDSTGVLVLGATNIPWQLDSAIRRRFERRIYIPLPDLAARTKMFELNVGETPCTLTKEDYRTLGQYTDGYSGSDIAVVVKDALMQPIRKIQMATHFKNVSKDPNKHKLTPCSPGDKDAVEMSWTDIDADELLEPGLTIKDFLKAIKTSRPTVNDEDLKKQQEFTKDFGQEGN from the coding sequence ATGAGCACCGGTGATTTTCTAAATAAAGGCATCGAGTTGATTCAGAAGGCCATTGATTTTGATACTGCGACACAGTACCAGGATGCTTATACGGCATATTACAATGGGTTAGATTATTTAATGCTTGCACTAAAATATGAGAAAAATCCGAAGTCTAAAGATTTAATTAGGGTGAAGTTTActgaatatttgaatagGGCGGAACAGTTGAAGGATTACTTAGaaactgaagaagataaagtGAAAAATAAACCTAAAAGAACGGCTGCAGCTTCTACTGATAGTGGTAACGGGTCTGGATCCgaacatgatgatgatggtgagGATAAGAAGTTGCGAGGAGCATTATCTGGAGCCATTTTGACAGAGAAGCCTAATGTAAGATGGGAGGACATTGCAGGATTGGAGGGGGCCAAAGAAGCATTGAAAGAGGCAGTTATTTTGCCTGTAAAGTTTCCTCATTTATTCAGGGGGAATAGAAAGCCTACCTCTGGGATTTTGTTATATGGTCCTCCAGGAACGGGTAAATCTTATCTAGCTAAAGCAGTGGCTACGGAAGCCAACTCAACGTTCTTCAGCATAAGCTCCAGTGATTTGGTGTCTAAATGGATGGGCGAATCAGAGAGACTAGTGAAacaattgttcaatatgGCAAGAGAAAACAAGCCTTCTATTATTTTCATCGACGAAGTCGATGCATTAACTGGATCTAGAGGAGAAGGTGAAAGCGAGGCAAGTCGAAGAATTAAAACTGAATTGTTAGTTCAGATGAATGGTGTGGGAAATGATTCGACCGGTGTACTAGTATTGGGTGCTACAAATATACCTTGGCAATTGGACAGTGCTATTAGAAGAAGGTTTGAAAGGAGAATCTATATTCCCTTGCCAGACTTGGCCGCAAGAACAAAGATGTTTGAGTTGAATGTTGGCGAAACACCGTGTACATTGACCAAAGAAGATTATAGAACCTTGGGTCAGTATACGGATGGTTATTCCGGTAGCGATATAGCTGTTGTTGTGAAGGACGCATTAATGCAACCAATTAGGAAAATTCAGATGGCTACtcattttaaaaatgtttcTAAGGATCCTAACAAGCATAAACTAACTCCATGTTCTCCGGGTGATAAAGATGCCGTAGAAATGAGTTGGACAGATATCGACGCTGATGAGTTATTAGAACCTGGTTTAACTATTAAAGATTTCTTGAAGGCTATAAAAACTTCAAGGCCTACGGTGAATGACGAAGACCTAAAGAAGCAACAAGAATTCACCAAAGATTTCGGGCAAGAAGGTAACTAA
- the BET2 gene encoding Rab geranylgeranyltransferase BET2 (similar to Ashbya gossypii AEL268W), with the protein MQLYINEHIKYIKSLDKKQQDYEYWLTEHLRLNGIYWGLTALCCLDASDVFDRDEVIEFVKSCWDSETGGFSAYKDHDAHLVTTLSALQILATYDALHELSDTEVDACVEFIKGNQLADGSFQGDRFGEVDTRFSYTALSSLSILGRLTPEVVDPAVEFIKRCYNFDGGFGLCPGAESHAAQAFTCVGALAIVNRLSDLTEEQITTIACWLCERQVPEGGLNGRPNKLPDVCYSWWVLSTLAIIDRLDWVDHGELRKFILKSQDPKEGGISDRPDNEVDVFHTLFGLAGLSLMGFDGLIPLDPVYCMPLSVTTKFRKYPYI; encoded by the coding sequence ATGCAGTTGTACATAAATGAACACATTAAGTATATCAAATCATTAGATAAGAAGCAACAGGATTATGAATATTGGCTTACAGAGCACTTGAGATTAAATGGCATTTATTGGGGGTTGACAGCTCTATGCTGTTTGGATGCAAGCGATGTGTTTGACAGGGATgaagttattgaatttgTGAAGAGCTGCTGGGACTCAGAAACAGGTGGCTTTAGTGCATATAAAGACCATGATGCACACCTAGTTACCACTTTGTCAGCGCTTCAAATATTAGCTACCTATGATGCATTGCACGAACTATCAGATACAGAGGTGGATGCGTGCGTAGAGTTTATTAAGGGAAACCAATTGGCGGACGGTTCTTTCCAAGGCGACCGGTTTGGAGAAGTCGATACCAGGTTCAGCTATACAGCTTTGAGCTCTTTATCAATTCTAGGAAGGCTCACTCCAGAAGTTGTAGATCCTGCAGTTGAATTTATTAAGCGTTGCTACAATTTTGATGGGGGGTTTGGTCTATGTCCAGGGGCAGAAAGTCATGCTGCTCAGGCGTTTACATGCGTTGGTGCACTAGCTATTGTCAACAGACTATCTGATTTGACTGAAGAACAGATAACTACTATTGCTTGTTGGCTATGCGAAAGACAGGTTCCTGAAGGCGGGCTAAATGGCAGACCTAACAAACTGCCCGACGTTTGCTACAGTTGGTGGGTTTTATCAACTTTAGCTATAATAGATAGATTAGACTGGGTTGATCACGGTGAACTTCGTAAATTCATCTTAAAATCTCAGGATCCTAAGGAGGGTGGTATTAGTGATCGACCTGATAATGAGGTGGACGTCTTTCATACATTATTTGGTCTTGCAGGGTTAAGTTTAATGGGATTTGATGGGTTAATTCCTTTAGACCCAGTCTACTGTATGCCACTCAGCGTTACTACGAAATTTCGGAAATACCCCTATATATAA
- the PDP3 gene encoding Pdp3p (similar to Ashbya gossypii AEL263C) — protein MNNTDIRTGDRVLCKVGDFPPWPAVVVPQRFLSKLVYSGKRSKNYVCVAFFNDDSYYWKEPRHLTLLTNKMCTDWMKKNSKSRDNALMGAYKHAIEYQALFEFLKERLIQEERDDILEDVKDIPAGEDPFEPKPNPRRAGSNNNNNKPSNSKKRTKPSSTGDDTGSSSPNLDNKLETSNDEKLSYSTLPSVSSSPSLSGSSSSKAGHKNKRRKLDYDNRVSIAQLLRNKLQRNLVQRNEPPSEKEYKESDRLFKTIINRLSTEPPFFDYKALRTSKLYKLLKVITHDNNLARYHEDCKIILAKWSPIILLIKQDKQRSQQLEKKLITGDTNGLEIKVEDNSVRTHPSIGK, from the coding sequence ATGAATAACACTGATATTAGGACAGGAGATAGAGTACTTTGTAAGGTGGGGGATTTTCCACCGTGGCCTGCTGTTGTAGTACCCCAGAGATTTTTGAGTAAGCTTGTTTATTCTGGGAAGCGATCCAAGAACTATGTTTGTGTGgcattttttaatgatgattcatATTACTGGAAGGAACCACGACATTTAACGTTACTTACAAACAAGATGTGTACTGattggatgaagaagaactcCAAATCGAGGGATAATGCGTTGATGGGTGCGTATAAGCATGCTATCGAGTACCAGGCGTTgtttgaatttttaaaggaaaGGTTAATCCAAGAGGAACGAGATGATATCCTTGAGGATGTGAAGGATATACCTGCTGGCGAGGATCCATTCGAACCGAAGCCCAACCCCAGGCGTGCCGGgagcaacaacaacaacaacaaaccATCTAACTCTAAGAAACGGACGAAACCATCTTCTACAGGCGATGACACAGGCTCATCATCGCCCAACTTAGATAATAAGCTTGAAACATCaaatgatgaaaagttATCATATTCAACATTGCCATCTGTGTCGTCATCGCCGTCTTTATCAGGTTCTTCATCCTCCAAGGCAGGCCATAAGaataaaagaaggaaaTTGGATTACGATAATAGGGTTAGCATCGCTCAGCTGCTTCGCAATAAACTGCAGAGGAATCTGGTGCAAAGGAATGAACCGCCGTCAGAAAAGGAATACAAGGAGTCCGATAGGCTGTTTAAGACGATTATCAATAGACTATCTACCGAGCCCCCATTTTTTGACTATAAAGCACTGCGGACTTCGAAGTTGTACAAGCTATTGAAGGTTATCACGCATGATAACAACTTGGCCCGTTATCATGAGGATTGCAAAATCATTTTAGCGAAATGGTCGCCTATAATACTCCTTATCAAGCAAGACAAACAGAGATCACAgcaacttgaaaaaaaacttaTTACAGGTGATACAAACGGACTTGAAATCAAAGTGGAAGATAATTCAGTTAGGACTCACCCGTCAATAGGCAAATAA